Part of the Colius striatus isolate bColStr4 chromosome 4, bColStr4.1.hap1, whole genome shotgun sequence genome, ATGTCTTTCCTTTGTCCAGACCCCTCGGAGCCACTTCTTCCCAGTACTTCAAAAAGAGCCTCCGAGGCTTCATGGTGCTGTCAGAAATGAGGAAATGAAATGGCGGCATTGAGGGAAACCAAAACACAAGTGGGACGGGTGTTTTGCTTTGGAGGTGACTCTGATGGATAATTACTGCCCGTGTGCGGTGACTGTGGGCCTGGGGCGGTGCAGGAGCAGTATAAAAGTGGGCCCTTGTCCTCACTCTCTCATCCGCTCCTCTCGCCTCCATCTCCTTGGGAACAAGGTGAGTGCGATCCCCTTGCTTGTCTTCCTCGTCCTGTCAGTCCTGACTCCTCTGGGATTTccagcacacagctgccttttccccctctgctgCGTCCTGAGGCTGCTGGCCGTGGGAGAGGGAGCGTGCGAGATGGGGAGGTTTTGGTCTGGGCTGAGGTGTCCGCTGAACcgtgggctgggctgggagctctgTGGGCACGGCTGGTCTTGGCCACACTCTGTTGAGCTGTGGGAAGGAAAGGGTCTTCCTTACGGAGGCTGACGGGCCGCTCCTTACTCACCCCAcctgctttctttcttcccGCCGGGGCCCTGTTTCCCTCCAGGTCACCTCCGTCCCGCAGCCATGTCCCTGCTACAGCTCGTGCCAGCCCTGCGGCCCCGACCCCGCTGGCCAACAGCTGCAACGAGCCCTGTgtcaggcagtgccaggactcCACCGTCCACCCGTCATCCAGCCCTCCCCCGTGGTGGTCACCCTGCCCGGCCACAGCTCCTTCCCGCAGAACACCgccgtgggctcctccacctccgccgccgttggcagcatcctcagcagccagggagtgcccatctcctccgggGGCTTTGGCCTCTCCGGCTTTGGCAGCGGCCTGTGcggcaggaggatcctcccctgctaaagctgctGCCGCCGATGGCCCTGGGAAAGGCCTCAGGGAGCCACAGGATGGTCCCGGGCCGGGGAACGGAGCATCGGCTTGTTGCTTGCAAGAGGGGCTGAGCGACCCCAGCCGCCCCAGCAGAAGGACGGGGCCAGCCTGGGCTCTCGGAGAGCACGGCCCGTGCCTGCCTTTAccctcttcccctctctcctttccctcccatgCCCTTGCTCTcttgtgctgccctgggctgtgagCCCCACAAAGCCAGCCTAGGGAAGGGAAGGCTGCTGGTCCTGCTCCCTCTCTGGGGTGGGCAGGTGGGCAGCGGCCGGATTGTCTGCCACAGCCACGGTGCTCCCTGCACCGGCTTATCCACTCGGAGCAACCTCGATCTCCACTCTTGGACTCATTAAAGTTCTGCTGCATGCCAAGCTCACGCCTCTGCGTCATCCTTTCCCCTGCAGACGCTCTCCCCCGTTGCCCGGGCCAAGAGACGTTGCCCAGGGATGGTTTTGAGCGGAGGTTGTTCAGGACGGTTGTGCAGCGAGTGGCGGCAATATCGTAACGAGCCTACCTGGGGTGGAGGTAGGCCTCACTGCATTtgccctcctgctgcttctttctggtTGTAGCTCGAATGCTGTTGAGAAGACATTCGTGTTCTGGCTTTTGCCTGGCGGTGCCCGCGCAGCAGCCCAACTGAGGACACGGCCTGGAcggctgacccaggctgaccaaaaGCTTCTTCCGTACCGTACGACACCGTGGTCGGCCATAAATGctaaggggaaggaggaggtgggggactgGGGGGCACTCCTTCTTGAGCTGCTTGTCTTCCGAAGGAACTGTAAAAGGTCCCGTGACTCTGCTTCCCAGGAGGGGATGCTCACGGACTGCTGGTGGGAGGCACAGAAGAAGTCTCTGTGCCGTGCTTCCGCGCGcgctttgctttctttccctcGTTCGGCCGTCTTTACCTCGACCCACGAGGCTGTcaccttctttttccccctctttcacGTTGAGGAGGGGTAGCGATAGAGTGTCCGGGGGAGCGCTTGGCAGGCAGCAAACGCCAGCTCCCCGCTGCCTTTTTGGTGTTGTCCGAACGCTGTGTTGCTGCAGCTCGCCCAGAGTCACGCCCTCGGCAGAGACGCCGCTGATGGATTCCGGTTGGCGCCGTCCCAGCTGCTCGGTGGTAGTGGCACAGGCCAAGCGCACCCGACACAGGTTTCCGCCCTGTCTTTGTGCACCAAAGTTACAAGGTCGTACGCTGCCATTGATAAGGGTTGGTTAGTAACTTGCACACAGTTCCCACGTTGCTGCATCGTTGCAAATGTCTCCTACGCGTGCTCTCAGAGGGTCTTTGGTGGTtcctggtggtcctccatgCGTCGGTGGTCGCCCTCTCCCCCTGCTGCACCTACCTTCCAGCTCGGTTCTGCGTGGTTTGGCAGACACGGGCCAGGCTTGGTCGCAGGCTCTCGACTCTGCTTCCCGTTAGTCCTGCCCAGGGTTCTGCCTTTGACGTGCGTGTGCGACAGCGTCTTGTTCCAAGCGTAACCGTTGTTCTTACTGTGCTCCTAAGAAAGCTGTCCTCGTTCTTCTGAGCTCCCGTGGGGCTGGAGACGCTGGCAGTTTTGAGCTGAGCATGCAGGGGCTGTGTAGCAGTTACTTGTTAGCAGGCGCCTGTGCAGGTCAGGGGCTCTGGTGGCTGAACTGCTTCCCTCTGTGTCTGCTCTTTTGAAGGTGTTAATGGAAGCAATGGCTACGTGCTGTGGCCTGGCATTGCTGCCCATACTATGCCGCGGGAGCTGTCTCGTGGAGAGGGTCTGGGAACGCACCTCCCTCTTCCCATCTGGGACTCTGGTGTGATGCTGGCGTGACAAGGGATGCCTTTGGCTGAAGTGACAGCGACCCACGGCCTGAGGTGGCCGGACCCTGggtggcagctgctggaaaaaTCATCCCTTGGTCAGGGGTGGTTGTGGAGGGTGTTGCAGGGGAAAGTTTCTCAGCTCTccttggggctgcagctggagcaacGTTTCCTCCCTGGGACCCCCATCCGAAAAAAAAGACGGGGACCTGTTGTAGCAGCTCCAGAGAAGGGCTACAAAAATGACGGTAGGGATGCATCAGCCTTGTCAtgaaggaaggctgagggatcAGATTTGCCAGCAATTTGAATAACGTGATCTAGTGACAGATATCCCtgcctctggcaggagggttggattggatgatcttcAAAGGCCTCTTCCCACCCAAACCGTTGCACCCTTCGGTGACAACACGGTTCTGTGCTGGGGCAGCCGAGTGCACCCTGTCCCTGGCTGTGAGAACGCGGTGGTAGGGACGGCTTCTCCTGGCCTCTCCTGGGAAGCGAGTGCCCGTGTCTTGTTCATAACACATGTGGTTCTCCTACTGCCCTTGGTCAAACGTTGAGCttaatgaggggaaaaaaaaaaaaaaaacccaaacggAAAAAAGACGAGGTTTTGACGGCCAAGGGGCTGGCAGTCACCGGACTGCGTCGGGTGACTCTGTACGCACCCAAAAAGGCCGAAAAGGAGAGAAACTAGAGGGTCGCGGGATGCGTAACGACACACAGTCAGTGCGAGCGTGTGTTGCCCATCCCGACAAAAACATGGTCAAGAAGCCCCAcgcagagcagccctgagcaaCTTGTCTCTGCGTGGGCAGCTGGGAGGAGCATCTGCAAGAGCCAGGACTACACAGAGGCATGGGATGCAATGCAGCAGAACTTTAATGAttcaaaaggggaaaagggggttgtgtgagtggaggccccagtgctggagcagctttagcaggggaggatcctcctgccgCACAGGCCGCTGCCAAAGCCGGAGAGGCCAAAGCCcccggaggagatgggcactccctggctgctgaggatgctgccaacggcggcggaggtggaggagcccacggcGGTGTTctgcgggaaggagctgaggatggggccgggcagggtgACCACCACGGGGGAGGGCTGGATGACGACGGTGgagtcctggcactgcctgacACAGGGCTCGTTGCAGCTGTTGGCCAGCGGGGTCGGGCCGCAGGGCTGGCACGAGCTGTAGCAGGACATGGCTGCGGGACGGAGG contains:
- the LOC133625317 gene encoding feather keratin 1-like; translated protein: MDNYCPCAVTVGLGRCRSSIKVGPCPHSLIRSSRLHLLGNKVSHLRPAAMSCYSSCQPCGPTPLANSCNEPCVRQCQDSTVVIQPSPVVVTLPGPILSSFPQNTAVGSSTSAAVGSILSSQGVPISSGGFGLSGFGSGLCGRRILPC